Proteins encoded within one genomic window of Streptomyces sp. NBC_01314:
- a CDS encoding L,D-transpeptidase family protein yields MRTKDMRRSVAALAALAMAGACTAQGIEVHGGQRQPVRIDGTATPSGTPKQEAGGQAAAGGSGDNDKADGDSDDKGDREQTPPPDASPTPTVAPTVLWAQGDEGLDVRELQARLRQIAWLFTGPTGTYDDPTVQAVRGFQGKRGLPRTGKTDSVTWARLRNMTREPGKWDLYAYGGQPAASPDPRCLTGRVLCISKTSRTLRWMVDGRTLTTVEVRFGSEYTPTREGVFSVYFKSRDHVSTLYDTPMPYAMFFSGGQAVHYSSDFAARGYYGASHGCVNVRDEAKIAQLFGQVRNGDKVVVYW; encoded by the coding sequence ATGCGTACCAAGGACATGCGGAGATCAGTGGCCGCGCTCGCGGCACTCGCCATGGCCGGCGCCTGCACGGCCCAGGGGATCGAGGTGCACGGCGGCCAGCGTCAGCCCGTGCGCATCGACGGGACCGCCACACCGAGCGGCACCCCGAAGCAGGAGGCCGGCGGCCAGGCCGCCGCCGGTGGCAGCGGCGACAACGACAAGGCCGACGGAGACAGTGACGACAAGGGGGACCGCGAGCAGACCCCGCCGCCCGACGCCTCTCCCACCCCCACCGTCGCCCCCACGGTCCTCTGGGCCCAGGGTGACGAAGGGCTGGACGTACGTGAGTTGCAGGCCCGGCTGCGGCAGATCGCGTGGCTCTTCACCGGGCCCACGGGGACGTACGACGATCCGACGGTCCAGGCGGTCAGGGGCTTCCAGGGCAAGCGGGGGCTGCCGCGGACCGGCAAGACGGACAGCGTCACGTGGGCGCGGCTGCGGAACATGACGCGGGAGCCCGGCAAGTGGGACCTGTACGCGTACGGCGGGCAGCCGGCGGCGTCACCCGACCCGCGCTGCCTGACCGGCCGGGTGCTGTGCATCAGCAAGACCAGCCGCACACTGCGCTGGATGGTGGACGGCCGGACGCTGACGACGGTCGAGGTGCGGTTCGGCTCGGAGTACACACCGACCCGCGAGGGCGTCTTCAGCGTCTACTTCAAGTCCCGCGACCACGTGTCGACCCTGTACGACACCCCCATGCCGTACGCGATGTTCTTCAGCGGCGGCCAGGCCGTCCACTACTCCTCCGACTTCGCGGCCCGCGGCTACTACGGGGCCTCGCACGGCTGCGTCAACGTCCGGGACGAGGCGAAGATCGCGCAGCTGTTCGGGCAGGTCAGGAACGGCGACAAGGTGGTCGTGTACTGGTGA
- the sdhC gene encoding succinate dehydrogenase, cytochrome b556 subunit, translated as MPAGTLYRGREGMWSWVAHRVTGVLIFFFLFVHVLDTALVRVSPDAYDKVVATYKTPIVALLEYGLVAAILFHALNGLRVIAVDFWSNGPRHQKTMLWSVVGIWLVLMVGALYPVLGHAVREVFGS; from the coding sequence GTGCCGGCTGGAACGCTGTACCGCGGCCGGGAAGGAATGTGGTCCTGGGTGGCTCATCGAGTCACCGGCGTCCTCATCTTCTTCTTCCTGTTCGTACACGTGCTGGACACCGCTCTCGTCCGCGTCTCCCCCGACGCATACGACAAGGTCGTGGCCACGTACAAGACGCCGATCGTCGCGCTGCTGGAATACGGCCTCGTCGCCGCCATCCTCTTCCACGCGCTCAACGGTCTTCGGGTCATCGCCGTCGACTTCTGGTCGAACGGCCCCCGTCACCAGAAGACGATGCTCTGGTCCGTCGTCGGCATCTGGCTCGTGCTGATGGTCGGGGCCCTGTACCCCGTCCTCGGCCACGCCGTCCGTGAAGTCTTCGGGAGCTGA
- a CDS encoding methylmalonyl-CoA mutase, producing MARESESGLPIEQVYGPEALRDWDPADRLGEPGGYPYTRGVYPSMYTGRPWTMRQYAGFGTAVESNARYKQLIANGTMGLSVAFDLPTQMGHDSDAPIASGEVGKVGVAIDSVDDMRVLFGGIPLDQVSTSMTINAPAALLLLMYQLVGEEQGVPAERLTGTIQNDVLKEYIARGTYIFPPKPSLRLIADIFKYCKAEIPRWNTISISGYHMAEAGASPAQEIAFTLADGIEYVRTAVAAGMDVDDFAPRLSFFFVARTTILEEVAKFRAARRIWARVMKDEFGARNPRSLMLRFHTQTAGVQLTAQQPEVNLVRVAVQGLAAVLGGTQSLHTNSFDEAIALPTDKSARLALRTQQVLAYETDVTATVDPFAGSYVIEKMTDDVEAAAVELMRKVEDLGGAVAAIEHGFQKNEIEHSAYRIAQETDSGERVVVGVNRFQLDAEEPYEPLRVDPAIEAQQAQRLAKLRAERDRAAVDAALSDLKKAAEGTDNVLYPMREALKARATVGEVCNALREVWGKYVPSDAF from the coding sequence ATGGCGCGCGAGTCGGAGTCCGGACTGCCCATCGAGCAGGTGTACGGGCCGGAGGCGCTGCGGGACTGGGATCCGGCGGACCGGCTCGGCGAGCCCGGCGGGTACCCCTACACCCGTGGTGTCTACCCGTCGATGTACACCGGCCGCCCCTGGACCATGCGCCAGTACGCCGGTTTCGGTACGGCGGTGGAGTCCAACGCCCGCTACAAGCAGCTCATCGCCAACGGCACGATGGGTCTGTCCGTCGCCTTCGACCTGCCCACCCAGATGGGCCACGACTCCGACGCCCCGATCGCGTCCGGTGAGGTCGGCAAGGTGGGCGTGGCGATCGACTCGGTCGACGACATGCGGGTGCTGTTCGGCGGCATCCCGCTGGACCAGGTCTCGACGTCGATGACGATCAACGCGCCCGCGGCCCTGTTGCTGCTGATGTACCAGCTGGTCGGCGAGGAGCAGGGCGTACCGGCCGAGCGGCTCACGGGCACGATCCAGAACGACGTGCTGAAGGAGTACATCGCGCGCGGGACGTACATCTTCCCGCCCAAGCCCTCCCTCCGCCTGATCGCCGACATCTTCAAGTACTGCAAGGCCGAGATCCCCAGGTGGAACACCATCTCGATCTCCGGTTACCACATGGCCGAGGCGGGCGCCTCCCCCGCGCAGGAGATCGCGTTCACCCTCGCCGACGGCATCGAGTACGTCCGTACGGCGGTCGCGGCGGGCATGGACGTCGACGACTTCGCCCCCCGCCTGTCCTTCTTCTTCGTGGCCCGGACGACGATCCTCGAAGAGGTCGCCAAGTTCCGGGCGGCGCGCAGGATCTGGGCCCGGGTGATGAAGGACGAGTTCGGGGCGCGGAATCCCAGGTCCCTGATGCTCCGCTTCCACACGCAGACGGCCGGCGTCCAGCTGACCGCCCAGCAGCCCGAGGTGAACCTTGTCCGCGTCGCCGTCCAGGGCCTGGCGGCCGTGCTGGGCGGCACCCAGTCCCTCCACACCAACTCCTTCGACGAGGCCATCGCGCTCCCGACCGACAAGTCGGCCCGCCTGGCCCTGCGTACCCAGCAGGTGCTGGCCTACGAGACGGACGTGACGGCGACGGTCGACCCCTTCGCGGGTTCGTACGTCATCGAGAAGATGACCGACGACGTGGAGGCGGCGGCGGTCGAACTGATGCGGAAGGTCGAGGATCTGGGCGGCGCGGTGGCCGCCATCGAACACGGCTTCCAGAAGAACGAGATCGAACACTCCGCCTACCGCATCGCCCAGGAGACGGACTCCGGCGAGCGCGTCGTGGTCGGCGTCAACCGCTTCCAGCTCGACGCGGAGGAGCCGTACGAGCCGCTGCGCGTCGACCCGGCCATCGAGGCCCAGCAGGCGCAGCGGCTCGCGAAGCTGCGCGCCGAGCGCGACCGGGCGGCGGTGGACGCGGCCCTCTCCGACCTGAAGAAGGCCGCCGAGGGTACGGACAACGTCCTCTATCCGATGCGCGAGGCCCTGAAGGCCCGCGCCACGGTGGGCGAGGTCTGCAACGCGCTGCGCGAGGTCTGGGGAAAGTACGTCCCCAGCGACGCGTTCTGA
- a CDS encoding TetR/AcrR family transcriptional regulator C-terminal domain-containing protein, whose protein sequence is MVPRKSPKLDKAQVVEAALRLLNEVGLEGLSLRLIAKELDVQAPALYWHFKNKQDLLDEMATEMMRRMAADWAGMPSGGDEGADWHEAFRARMRGLREHLLRYRDGAKVYSGTHFTDLSYAAPMEANLRMLTAAGFSSAGAARAWFTAYSYTIGYVIEEQATGGGGAEGARGAGGGQGYDLDARAERLAGYPLAVEAGWEMFRDQGRGFDVGLEAVLVGISVTLRGSGGS, encoded by the coding sequence GTGGTTCCCAGAAAATCCCCGAAGCTGGACAAGGCGCAGGTCGTCGAGGCGGCCCTGCGGTTGCTGAACGAGGTCGGCCTGGAAGGGCTGAGCCTCCGGCTGATCGCCAAGGAGCTCGACGTCCAGGCGCCCGCGCTCTACTGGCACTTCAAGAACAAGCAGGACCTGCTGGACGAGATGGCGACCGAGATGATGCGGCGCATGGCGGCGGACTGGGCCGGGATGCCGTCAGGGGGAGACGAGGGCGCCGACTGGCACGAGGCCTTCCGGGCGCGGATGCGGGGGCTGCGCGAGCATCTGCTGCGGTACCGCGACGGCGCGAAGGTGTACAGCGGGACGCACTTCACGGATCTGTCGTACGCGGCGCCCATGGAGGCGAATCTGCGCATGCTGACGGCCGCGGGGTTTTCGTCGGCGGGGGCCGCGCGGGCCTGGTTCACGGCGTACAGCTACACGATCGGGTACGTCATCGAGGAGCAGGCGACGGGGGGTGGCGGGGCCGAGGGGGCGCGGGGGGCAGGGGGCGGCCAAGGGTACGACCTTGATGCGCGGGCCGAGCGGTTGGCGGGGTATCCGTTGGCTGTGGAGGCCGGGTGGGAGATGTTCCGGGATCAGGGGCGCGGGTTCGATGTGGGGCTGGAGGCGGTGCTGGTGGGGATCTCTGTGACGCTGCGGGGGAGTGGCGGGAGCTGA
- a CDS encoding 2-oxo-4-hydroxy-4-carboxy-5-ureidoimidazoline decarboxylase, whose amino-acid sequence MTRLDNVVAHFAQPAQPTPTHRRGTTLPPHRLPHLPGQVAIPEQVRTPGPSALERFNHTPADLTRQALLTCLRSLRWAQRLTDHRPYPDLDALLAASDEAAYDLTAADLAEALAGETLPALPDDTYGVAHTALNAAHAAYEARFGHLFVISQAGAHPDELLDRTLEGIRSRLTNDPEEERVVVAEELRRLAKERLTTHLTGPKPRL is encoded by the coding sequence ATGACCCGCCTCGATAACGTGGTGGCACATTTCGCACAGCCTGCCCAGCCGACCCCTACGCACCGCCGAGGAACCACGCTGCCTCCGCACCGTCTCCCCCACCTCCCCGGCCAGGTCGCCATACCGGAGCAGGTCCGCACCCCCGGCCCGTCGGCCCTGGAGCGGTTCAACCACACCCCGGCCGACCTCACCCGGCAGGCTCTCCTCACCTGCCTGCGCAGTCTCCGCTGGGCCCAGCGCCTCACCGACCACCGCCCCTACCCCGACCTCGACGCGCTCCTCGCCGCGTCGGACGAGGCCGCGTACGACCTCACGGCGGCCGACCTGGCGGAGGCCCTGGCCGGCGAGACCCTCCCCGCCCTCCCCGACGACACCTACGGCGTGGCTCACACCGCCCTGAACGCCGCCCACGCCGCCTACGAGGCCCGCTTCGGCCACCTCTTCGTGATCTCCCAGGCCGGCGCCCACCCCGACGAACTCCTCGACCGCACCCTGGAGGGCATCCGCTCCCGCCTCACGAACGACCCGGAGGAGGAACGGGTGGTGGTGGCAGAAGAACTGCGCCGCCTGGCCAAGGAACGCCTCACCACCCACCTGACCGGCCCGAAGCCCCGCCTCTAG
- a CDS encoding RNA polymerase sigma factor, whose protein sequence is MLGDDAELTAAVLAAQDGDETAFRTVYRSVHPRLLGYVRTLVGDPDAEDVTSESWLQIARDLERFDGDADRFRGWAARIARNRALDHIRMRGRRPAIGGDETELTGKAAESDTAGEAMEALATGRTLSLIAQLPQDQAEAVVLRVVVGLDAKTAAETLGKRAGAVRTAAHRGLKRLAELIGENPETASEADPESGDPLDAVPPPRGARVRAATSAGVTHTRSRTQKDV, encoded by the coding sequence GTGCTGGGGGACGACGCGGAGCTGACCGCCGCGGTGCTTGCGGCACAGGACGGGGACGAGACCGCGTTCCGGACTGTGTACCGCTCGGTGCACCCACGGCTGCTCGGGTACGTGCGGACGCTGGTCGGTGATCCGGACGCGGAGGACGTCACCTCCGAGTCCTGGCTGCAGATAGCCCGTGACCTGGAACGGTTCGACGGAGACGCCGACCGGTTCCGCGGCTGGGCCGCGCGGATCGCCCGCAACCGGGCCCTCGACCACATACGCATGCGGGGCCGCAGGCCCGCGATAGGCGGCGACGAGACCGAGCTGACCGGCAAGGCGGCCGAGTCCGACACGGCCGGCGAGGCGATGGAGGCCCTGGCGACCGGCCGCACGCTGTCGCTCATCGCGCAGCTGCCGCAGGACCAGGCGGAGGCGGTGGTCCTGCGTGTCGTGGTCGGCCTCGACGCGAAGACCGCGGCGGAGACGCTGGGCAAGCGTGCGGGTGCCGTACGGACGGCCGCGCACCGGGGGCTGAAACGGCTCGCCGAACTGATCGGGGAGAATCCGGAGACGGCTTCGGAGGCCGACCCGGAATCCGGCGACCCGCTGGACGCCGTACCCCCACCGAGAGGCGCGCGGGTACGCGCGGCCACGTCCGCCGGTGTGACGCATACGCGTTCGCGGACGCAGAAGGATGTGTGA
- the leuE gene encoding leucine efflux protein LeuE, protein MFGVTDLPTYLAGLVLIVLLPGPNSLYVLSVAARRGIRTGYRAAAGVWVGDTVLMTLSAAGVASLLQANAVLFGIVKYAGAGYLSWLAVGMLRAAWAMWRSRRERVVEGPGGEVVEGERPFRRALVISLLNPKAILFFVAFFVQFVDPGYAYPALSFVVLGAFAQVASFLYLSALIFSGTRLADTFRRRKRLSAGATSAAGAMFLGFALKLSLASGA, encoded by the coding sequence ATGTTCGGCGTCACTGACCTTCCCACCTATCTGGCAGGACTCGTCCTGATCGTCCTCCTGCCCGGACCCAACTCCCTCTACGTGCTGTCCGTGGCAGCGCGGCGTGGGATACGGACGGGGTACCGGGCCGCCGCCGGGGTGTGGGTCGGGGACACCGTGCTGATGACCTTGTCCGCGGCGGGGGTGGCCTCGTTGCTGCAGGCCAACGCCGTGTTGTTCGGGATCGTGAAGTACGCGGGCGCGGGCTATCTGTCGTGGCTGGCGGTGGGGATGCTGCGGGCCGCGTGGGCGATGTGGCGGAGCCGGCGTGAGCGGGTCGTCGAGGGGCCGGGGGGCGAGGTCGTCGAGGGGGAGCGGCCGTTCCGCCGGGCTCTGGTCATCAGTCTGCTCAACCCCAAGGCGATCCTGTTCTTCGTCGCCTTCTTCGTACAGTTCGTGGACCCCGGGTACGCCTACCCGGCCCTCTCCTTCGTCGTGCTCGGTGCCTTCGCCCAGGTCGCAAGCTTCCTGTACCTGAGCGCGCTGATATTCAGCGGCACGAGGCTGGCCGACACCTTCCGCCGCCGGAAGCGGCTGTCGGCGGGTGCCACCTCGGCGGCGGGGGCGATGTTCCTGGGCTTCGCCCTCAAGCTGTCGCTGGCGAGCGGCGCCTAG
- a CDS encoding glycoside hydrolase family 20 protein, with translation MNRGRRRAPRRKTAITSKGLLLGAGVVLAGGAVAAAVTVWPGDGKRTPGGSEPSPARSSVSAARSSPSASPSPSRSYPLSQQPRTIPAVRQHEAARGPGWKPADGGRVVVRNAALADEGRLTAGELGLAFAGEARPRDGDVELALTGADEPRSEAYTLTVKDRRVRIAAPAEAGVFYGTRTLKQEVRGGGTAPEGVVRDEPAKPQRGFMLDIARKHFTAGWIEDRVRELGDLKYNQLGLHFSDDQGFRIESTSHPEVVSDQHLTKAQVKKILDLAESRHIQVVPEIDSPGHLGAVIAGNPGLQLRNAQGVAASGAVDIANPESAEVVDELLDEYAGLFDGAYWHLGGDEYRALMVSNPEASYPGLAAAARAKYGSGATVADLATGWLNDRAKVMRGHDRTVRAWNDGFFRGGSVQADKSIQVAYWTGKEIGARPPVEYLSAGRQVINYNDEYLYYVLGEPNQFVYPTGQRIYESWTPRVLRGTTAVPAQYDDQILGGVFAVWCDLANRQTEAQVAAGVRMPLRALSQKLWDPGKPALSWAEFRELAAKVS, from the coding sequence GTGAACCGGGGTAGGCGCAGGGCGCCCCGCAGGAAGACGGCGATCACGTCGAAAGGGTTGCTCCTGGGTGCCGGGGTCGTCCTGGCGGGCGGCGCGGTGGCGGCGGCCGTGACCGTGTGGCCGGGCGACGGGAAGCGCACACCCGGCGGGTCGGAGCCCTCGCCGGCGCGGTCGTCCGTGAGCGCCGCCCGGAGTTCGCCGTCCGCGTCTCCGTCACCCTCGCGCTCGTATCCGCTGTCCCAGCAGCCGCGCACCATCCCCGCCGTACGGCAGCACGAGGCCGCCCGTGGCCCCGGCTGGAAGCCCGCCGACGGGGGTCGGGTCGTCGTACGGAACGCGGCACTGGCAGACGAGGGTCGGCTGACCGCCGGGGAGCTGGGGCTGGCCTTCGCGGGGGAGGCGCGGCCCCGGGACGGGGACGTGGAGCTGGCGCTGACCGGGGCGGACGAGCCGAGGTCGGAGGCCTACACGCTGACGGTGAAGGACCGGCGGGTACGGATCGCCGCCCCCGCCGAGGCGGGCGTCTTCTACGGGACGCGCACCCTGAAGCAGGAGGTCCGCGGCGGCGGTACGGCGCCGGAGGGCGTCGTCCGGGACGAGCCGGCCAAGCCGCAGCGCGGGTTCATGCTCGACATCGCGCGCAAGCACTTCACGGCCGGCTGGATCGAGGACCGCGTCCGTGAGCTGGGCGACCTCAAGTACAACCAGCTCGGGCTGCACTTCTCCGACGACCAGGGCTTCCGGATCGAGTCCACGAGCCACCCCGAGGTGGTGTCGGACCAGCACCTCACCAAGGCCCAGGTGAAGAAGATCCTGGACCTCGCGGAGAGCCGGCACATCCAGGTCGTACCGGAGATCGACTCCCCCGGGCATCTGGGCGCCGTGATCGCGGGCAATCCGGGGCTGCAGCTGAGGAACGCCCAGGGCGTGGCCGCGAGCGGAGCCGTCGACATCGCCAACCCGGAGTCCGCCGAGGTCGTGGACGAGCTGCTGGACGAGTACGCCGGCCTCTTCGACGGCGCGTACTGGCATCTGGGCGGCGACGAGTACCGGGCGCTGATGGTGTCGAACCCCGAGGCGTCCTACCCGGGGCTGGCCGCCGCCGCGCGGGCGAAGTACGGCTCCGGCGCGACCGTCGCCGACCTCGCGACCGGCTGGCTGAACGACCGCGCCAAGGTGATGCGCGGCCACGACCGGACCGTACGGGCCTGGAACGACGGGTTCTTCCGGGGCGGGTCGGTGCAGGCGGACAAGTCGATCCAGGTCGCGTACTGGACGGGCAAGGAGATCGGGGCCCGGCCGCCGGTCGAGTATCTGAGCGCCGGGCGGCAGGTGATCAACTACAACGACGAGTACCTGTACTACGTCCTCGGCGAGCCCAACCAGTTCGTCTACCCGACCGGGCAGCGCATCTACGAGTCCTGGACCCCCCGGGTGCTGCGGGGCACGACCGCCGTCCCCGCGCAGTACGACGACCAGATCCTCGGCGGTGTCTTCGCCGTCTGGTGCGACCTCGCGAACCGGCAGACCGAGGCGCAGGTCGCGGCGGGCGTCCGGATGCCGCTGCGGGCGCTGTCGCAGAAGCTGTGGGATCCGGGGAAGCCGGCGCTGAGCTGGGCGGAGTTCCGCGAGCTGGCGGCGAAGGTGAGCTGA
- a CDS encoding RNA polymerase sigma factor: MQAYDGELGAAVARAQAGDEAAFAVAYRLVQPGLLGYLRGIVGDDAEDVASDAWLEIARDLGRFKGDGAGFRGWSATIARHRALDHLRRQKVRPRATALENDLLELPGTHSTQDQALEALSTEQALALVARLPRDQAEAVLLRVVVGLDGPAAARVLGKRPGAVRTATHRGLKRLAQLLRSEGVTDDGPRTLGESR, translated from the coding sequence GTGCAGGCGTACGACGGGGAACTGGGCGCGGCCGTCGCGCGGGCCCAGGCCGGGGACGAGGCCGCGTTCGCGGTGGCGTACCGACTCGTGCAGCCCGGACTGCTGGGGTATCTGCGTGGCATCGTCGGGGACGACGCGGAGGACGTCGCCTCGGACGCCTGGCTGGAGATCGCGCGTGACCTCGGGCGGTTCAAGGGCGACGGGGCCGGCTTCCGGGGCTGGAGCGCGACCATCGCCCGGCACCGGGCCCTGGACCATCTGCGGCGCCAGAAGGTCAGGCCCCGGGCGACCGCCCTGGAGAACGACCTGCTGGAACTGCCGGGTACGCACAGCACCCAGGACCAGGCCCTGGAGGCCCTCTCCACCGAGCAGGCCCTCGCGCTCGTGGCCCGGCTGCCTCGCGACCAGGCCGAGGCCGTTCTGCTGCGCGTGGTCGTAGGCCTCGACGGCCCCGCCGCCGCCCGTGTCCTCGGCAAACGCCCCGGCGCGGTCCGTACCGCCACCCACCGGGGACTGAAGCGACTCGCCCAGCTCCTCCGGAGCGAGGGTGTGACGGATGACGGCCCCCGGACGCTGGGGGAATCGAGATGA
- a CDS encoding DUF4328 domain-containing protein: MFCTRCRHSEAAPDGILCRSCEAGGYGGPAAGGGSATGFPVVTPHGTAWLRSPVGLGRAVVILLGAVAAADLVAVWADLSLLDVMNRMAADDWGVALERDYDRADRLIVLAGVLQTLTYVAAIVVFLIWFHRVRVNAEVFDPFGHRKKRGWAIGAWFVPVVNLWFPRRIAIDCWDASSPWEKPRSHALVNTWWTLWLLSLFAGEAGDRAYLRAEEVEEYRLAAQWMLFGDSLEIVSALFAALFVLALTRMQDGRARTGPREPESVSV; encoded by the coding sequence ATGTTCTGTACGCGCTGTAGGCATTCCGAAGCGGCGCCCGACGGCATCCTGTGCCGCTCGTGTGAGGCCGGGGGCTACGGAGGTCCGGCCGCCGGCGGGGGCTCGGCAACGGGTTTTCCCGTGGTGACGCCGCACGGGACCGCCTGGCTGCGGTCGCCGGTGGGGCTGGGGCGGGCGGTGGTGATCCTGCTCGGGGCGGTCGCCGCTGCCGACCTGGTCGCGGTGTGGGCGGACCTCTCGCTCCTCGATGTGATGAACCGGATGGCCGCCGACGACTGGGGCGTGGCCCTGGAGCGGGACTACGACCGGGCGGACCGGCTCATCGTCCTGGCCGGTGTCCTCCAGACGCTCACCTACGTCGCCGCGATCGTCGTCTTCCTGATCTGGTTCCACCGGGTGCGGGTCAACGCCGAGGTGTTCGACCCCTTCGGGCATCGGAAGAAGCGGGGCTGGGCGATCGGCGCCTGGTTCGTTCCCGTGGTGAACCTGTGGTTCCCGCGCCGGATCGCGATCGACTGCTGGGACGCGAGCAGTCCGTGGGAGAAGCCCCGGTCTCACGCGCTCGTCAACACCTGGTGGACGCTGTGGCTGCTCAGCCTCTTCGCGGGAGAGGCCGGGGACAGGGCGTACCTCAGGGCGGAGGAGGTCGAGGAATACCGGCTGGCCGCCCAGTGGATGCTGTTCGGGGACTCTCTCGAAATCGTGTCCGCATTGTTCGCTGCCCTCTTCGTCCTCGCGCTCACGCGCATGCAGGACGGCAGGGCGCGGACCGGTCCGCGTGAGCCGGAGTCCGTCAGCGTCTGA
- a CDS encoding FAD-dependent oxidoreductase, with the protein MSKAMPTTPTTTDVLIVGAGPTGLALAIDLARRGVGALVVERTTALFPGSRGKGMQPRTREVLDDLGVLDAVRAAGGPAPVGMVWSDGSRQGEHRMFDVSEPTEAEPHQGPWLIPQWRTQEILLARLRELRGDVAFGRELTGLAQNPDGVTASFTTGPEVHARYAVAADGGRSTVRRLLGIGMTGETVDPSPTLVADIRVPALDRDNWHLFPPAGQHGFMALCPLPGTEDFQLTANFPDPDTVVDLSPDAIRKVVAARSHLAPEDVTEVRWASDFRPRAALADRFREGRVFLAGDAAHVHSPAGGQGLNTSVQDAYNLGWKLGAVLSGDTDDALLDTYEEERRPVAAAMLGLSTRVHRGEERRGRATQQLGLGYRDSSLSVDTRENLPPDALHAGDRAPDGRRGGVRLFDAFRGPHWTLLTVGTEAPTAIPTRPSLPEPSEPSDLRRLKNVRPAHIPPYEAYGTGVFLIRPDGYVGWAGDSPAGLAAYATAVGLA; encoded by the coding sequence ATGAGCAAAGCCATGCCCACCACCCCCACCACCACCGACGTCCTGATCGTCGGAGCAGGCCCCACCGGTCTCGCCCTGGCCATCGACCTGGCCCGGCGCGGCGTAGGCGCCCTGGTCGTGGAGCGGACCACCGCACTGTTCCCCGGCTCACGCGGCAAGGGGATGCAGCCCCGCACCCGCGAGGTCCTCGACGACCTCGGCGTACTCGACGCGGTCCGCGCCGCCGGCGGCCCCGCCCCTGTCGGCATGGTCTGGAGCGACGGCAGCCGACAGGGAGAGCACCGGATGTTCGACGTGTCGGAACCTACGGAGGCCGAGCCGCACCAGGGCCCCTGGCTGATCCCCCAGTGGCGGACGCAGGAGATCCTGCTCGCCCGCCTGCGGGAACTACGCGGCGATGTGGCCTTCGGCCGCGAGCTGACAGGTCTGGCCCAGAACCCCGACGGCGTCACGGCGTCCTTCACCACCGGCCCCGAGGTCCACGCCCGCTACGCCGTGGCCGCCGACGGCGGCCGCTCCACCGTGCGGCGCCTCCTCGGCATCGGCATGACCGGCGAGACCGTCGACCCGAGCCCGACCCTGGTGGCCGACATCCGCGTCCCGGCCCTCGACCGCGACAACTGGCACCTGTTCCCGCCGGCCGGCCAACACGGCTTCATGGCTCTCTGCCCCCTCCCCGGCACCGAGGACTTCCAGCTGACCGCCAACTTCCCGGACCCGGACACGGTGGTCGACCTCTCTCCGGACGCCATCCGCAAGGTCGTCGCCGCCCGCTCCCACCTCGCCCCCGAGGACGTGACGGAGGTGCGCTGGGCCTCGGACTTCCGGCCCCGGGCCGCCCTCGCGGACCGCTTCCGCGAGGGACGCGTGTTCCTCGCCGGGGACGCGGCGCACGTGCACTCGCCCGCCGGGGGCCAGGGCCTCAACACCAGCGTCCAGGACGCGTACAACCTGGGCTGGAAGCTGGGCGCGGTGCTGAGCGGCGACACGGACGACGCGCTGCTGGACACGTACGAGGAGGAGCGGCGCCCGGTGGCCGCGGCCATGCTCGGCCTGTCCACCCGGGTCCACCGGGGCGAGGAACGCCGCGGCCGGGCCACCCAGCAACTCGGCCTCGGCTACCGGGACTCCTCCCTCTCCGTCGACACCCGCGAGAACCTGCCCCCGGACGCCCTCCACGCCGGCGACCGCGCCCCCGACGGCCGACGCGGCGGCGTACGTCTCTTCGACGCCTTCCGCGGCCCGCACTGGACCCTGCTCACGGTCGGCACCGAAGCGCCGACGGCCATACCGACCCGGCCGAGCCTGCCGGAGCCGTCAGAACCGTCAGACCTGCGGCGACTGAAGAACGTACGCCCGGCTCACATCCCGCCGTACGAGGCCTACGGCACCGGTGTCTTCCTCATCCGCCCGGACGGCTACGTCGGCTGGGCGGGCGACAGTCCGGCCGGACTCGCCGCGTACGCGACCGCAGTGGGTCTCGCCTAG